The Candidatus Omnitrophota bacterium genome window below encodes:
- a CDS encoding GIY-YIG nuclease family protein: MAVKYGYIYILTNSTDIVIYTGVTSNLQKRVYEHKKNLVKGFTSKYSVHKLVYYEVFDSMEDAIIREKQIKGGSRKKKVDLIKNFNPEFKDLYGEL, encoded by the coding sequence ATGGCCGTAAAGTATGGCTATATTTATATTTTAACTAATAGCACAGATATAGTTATTTATACTGGCGTTACGAGTAATTTACAGAAACGCGTATATGAACATAAGAAAAATTTAGTTAAAGGGTTTACTAGTAAATATAGCGTACATAAGCTTGTTTATTATGAAGTATTTGATAGTATGGAAGATGCTATAATTAGAGAAAAACAAATTAAGGGTGGTTCTCGAAAGAAGAAGGTTGATTTGATAAAAAATTTTAATCCGGAGTTTAAAGATTTGTATGGTGAATTATGA
- a CDS encoding response regulator — MNKIKVLVVDDEVDYLALIQEHIESWGYDVLLAESGKEALAIIKEKKPDIVVLDYLMPNMDGTSVLKEIRKSDKDLFVIMLTAYADINNIKAAQELGVSAFIPKLNIYSPDIQATLMSVLDLLRNKINEGKV, encoded by the coding sequence ATGAACAAGATAAAGGTATTAGTTGTCGACGATGAAGTTGATTATTTGGCCTTAATACAGGAGCATATTGAGTCTTGGGGGTATGATGTACTTTTGGCAGAAAGCGGTAAGGAGGCTTTAGCCATAATTAAAGAAAAGAAGCCTGATATTGTGGTTTTGGATTATCTTATGCCGAATATGGACGGTACGTCAGTTTTAAAGGAAATAAGAAAATCTGATAAAGATTTATTTGTAATTATGCTTACTGCTTATGCGGATATTAACAACATAAAAGCCGCGCAGGAGTTAGGGGTAAGCGCTTTTATCCCTAAGCTGAACATTTATTCTCCGGATATACAGGCAACCTTGATGTCGGTATTGGATTTACTGCGTAATAAAATTAACGAGGGCAAGGTTTAA
- the yvcK gene encoding uridine diphosphate-N-acetylglucosamine-binding protein YvcK → MYNKFLLIGSGPSIYEIKEVLSNLALEVEIANVYNEITPRLRKAQIVIFDKDSYLSNPRLLKNILNTLVRSKKDFVVLSSEKSISAVLAAKAAGASDYILKPYNVREVNLRLSAILNNKKIISCVGGGTGLFNLLLGIKSLPAILPISIVSTTDDGGSSGRLRDSFGILPPGDIRRSLVALSNAPEIMNKIIQYRFSKGEGFRGHSFGNLLLTVLSDIEGSMSNATRGVGDILNINGIVYPIASTESILYAKFEDGSMVKGENNIDLCKGRSPELRIKKCWHKPLPKCDINAYSAIINSDIVTIGPGDLYTSVITNLLIKDIRQAIVKSRAKKIYICNLMTKPGETFGYDAFDHISQILRYLEKDCLDYIILADNSKLHTEALLKYAKKGQFPVQIGNLAKIRKLTRASIIITDLSDEQELIRHDAQKIRNQIAKIINGRA, encoded by the coding sequence ATGTATAATAAATTTCTACTCATAGGTTCTGGGCCTTCGATCTACGAAATCAAAGAGGTATTATCCAACCTTGCTTTGGAGGTGGAGATAGCCAACGTTTATAATGAAATAACTCCAAGGTTAAGAAAGGCACAGATAGTTATTTTTGATAAAGATTCCTACCTATCGAATCCCCGCTTGCTAAAGAATATTCTTAATACCCTTGTCCGATCCAAAAAAGATTTTGTGGTATTGTCGAGTGAAAAATCAATTTCAGCTGTCCTTGCGGCTAAAGCAGCGGGCGCCTCAGATTATATCCTTAAGCCTTATAATGTGCGTGAAGTAAATCTCAGGCTAAGCGCGATCTTGAACAATAAAAAAATAATTTCTTGTGTCGGCGGCGGGACAGGGTTATTTAACCTTCTTTTGGGTATTAAGAGTTTGCCGGCTATTCTGCCTATTTCTATTGTTAGTACAACTGATGATGGAGGCTCATCCGGTAGATTGCGGGATTCTTTTGGAATCTTGCCTCCTGGAGATATACGCCGGAGCTTAGTTGCCCTTTCCAACGCGCCCGAGATAATGAATAAAATTATCCAGTATAGGTTTAGCAAGGGGGAGGGTTTTAGGGGGCATAGTTTTGGCAACCTTCTCTTAACTGTGCTCAGTGACATTGAAGGCTCGATGTCCAATGCGACAAGAGGCGTAGGAGATATACTCAACATTAACGGCATAGTCTATCCTATTGCTTCTACAGAATCTATTTTGTATGCTAAGTTTGAAGATGGGAGTATGGTTAAGGGCGAGAATAATATTGATCTGTGTAAAGGCCGCTCGCCTGAATTACGTATAAAGAAATGCTGGCATAAACCGCTTCCAAAATGCGACATCAATGCCTATTCCGCTATTATTAATTCCGATATTGTTACTATAGGCCCTGGCGATCTTTATACCAGCGTTATAACTAACCTTTTAATCAAAGATATTCGCCAGGCAATAGTTAAGAGCCGGGCGAAAAAGATTTATATTTGTAATTTAATGACTAAACCGGGAGAGACCTTTGGTTATGATGCTTTTGACCATATTAGCCAAATCCTGCGCTATTTAGAGAAAGATTGCCTTGATTATATTATTCTTGCTGACAATAGTAAACTACACACAGAGGCACTTCTTAAGTACGCCAAGAAGGGGCAGTTTCCGGTTCAGATAGGAAATTTGGCTAAGATCAGAAAGCTTACCAGGGCTAGTATTATAATTACCGATTTATCTGATGAGCAGGAGTTGATTCGCCATGATGCCCAGAAGATAAGAAACCAAATTGCCAAGATTATTAACGGGAGAGCTTAA
- the thyX gene encoding FAD-dependent thymidylate synthase produces the protein MSKVTMNVKLLEMSQNAISLIYVACRQCYSDKFAGEVFSDTEADTKKQEEFVKKIVASGHLSPLEHVKFTFAIEGVSRALTHQLVRHRLASYSQQSQRYVKEKDFDYIVPPAIERNLEAKNEFDKLMVTIQQSYTKLLLFLGKDNVSGEAANQDARFALPQAAETKIVVTMNCRELLHFFEHRCCSRAQWEIRRLANKMLDICRKELLAVFSVAGAKCEALEYCPEGEKFCCGKYPVKV, from the coding sequence ATGTCTAAAGTTACAATGAATGTTAAATTATTAGAGATGAGCCAGAATGCGATATCGCTTATCTATGTTGCCTGCCGGCAGTGTTATTCCGATAAATTCGCAGGTGAAGTTTTTTCTGATACGGAGGCGGACACTAAAAAGCAAGAGGAGTTTGTAAAAAAGATTGTGGCTTCGGGACACCTTAGCCCGCTTGAGCATGTTAAGTTTACATTTGCTATTGAGGGAGTATCTCGGGCACTTACACATCAATTGGTGCGGCATCGCCTGGCTTCATATAGCCAGCAGAGCCAGCGTTATGTTAAAGAAAAAGATTTTGATTACATTGTTCCGCCTGCTATTGAAAGAAATCTTGAGGCAAAAAATGAGTTTGATAAACTGATGGTTACGATTCAGCAAAGCTATACTAAATTACTCTTATTTTTAGGCAAAGACAATGTTAGCGGGGAGGCAGCAAACCAGGATGCGCGTTTTGCGCTTCCGCAGGCAGCCGAAACCAAAATTGTTGTGACCATGAATTGCCGTGAGTTATTACATTTTTTTGAGCATCGTTGTTGCTCTCGAGCGCAATGGGAGATACGTAGGTTAGCAAATAAAATGCTGGATATCTGCCGTAAGGAATTGCTAGCGGTTTTTTCGGTTGCCGGGGCCAAATGTGAAGCGCTAGAGTATTGCCCGGAAGGTGAAAAATTTTGCTGCGGAAAATATCCTGTAAAGGTTTAG
- a CDS encoding cupin domain-containing protein, with the protein MVKEKVFSVELKGNQKFTRLFGDSSKPKGLRSGFVTLKPKESVGLHNTGSSEEVIFIITGTAVIYYGTRKRISVKKNSFIYIPPKTPHNISNSGSKCLKYVYIAARA; encoded by the coding sequence ATGGTAAAAGAGAAGGTTTTTTCTGTAGAGTTAAAAGGTAATCAAAAGTTTACGCGGCTTTTTGGCGATTCTTCTAAACCTAAAGGATTACGAAGTGGGTTTGTTACCTTGAAACCCAAAGAATCTGTAGGGTTACATAATACCGGATCAAGCGAAGAGGTTATTTTTATAATTACCGGAACAGCCGTAATTTATTACGGAACAAGGAAGAGAATTAGTGTAAAGAAAAATTCGTTTATTTATATCCCGCCTAAAACACCGCATAATATTAGTAATTCAGGTAGTAAATGTTTAAAGTACGTATATATTGCTGCTAGAGCTTGA
- a CDS encoding ABC transporter ATP-binding protein gives MNNVIFELNDVHFSYLGQFPALCGVDIGINQGQKITIIGANGSGKSTFLQILDGLIFAGKGRVVFCGEELNEEIFNDDKFSFNFRRRVGFIFQNPDAQLFCPTVKEDIVFGPLQLGFPKDQIQQRLDKLIDILGIQELLNRLPHQLSIGEKRKVAIASVLIIEPEIIILDEPTAGLDPLTSRHIIDLLIDENSNGKTIITSTHDLHIVEEISDIVYVFDSQKKIAAFGHPDVILQDNALLQANNLVHIHSHRHKDKIHIHPHLHLEHHGEDH, from the coding sequence ATGAATAATGTAATTTTTGAATTAAACGATGTTCATTTTTCTTACTTGGGCCAGTTTCCTGCTTTATGTGGTGTTGACATTGGAATTAATCAAGGCCAAAAGATAACTATAATCGGAGCAAACGGCTCAGGTAAGTCCACTTTTTTACAGATACTTGACGGGCTTATATTTGCTGGCAAGGGAAGGGTGGTTTTCTGTGGGGAAGAATTAAACGAAGAAATTTTTAATGATGATAAATTTTCGTTTAATTTCAGGCGAAGGGTAGGTTTTATTTTTCAGAATCCTGACGCACAGTTATTTTGTCCGACAGTAAAAGAGGATATAGTTTTTGGTCCGCTGCAGCTGGGTTTTCCAAAGGACCAAATTCAGCAACGTTTAGATAAACTTATCGATATTTTAGGGATTCAGGAATTATTAAATCGTTTGCCGCATCAATTAAGTATTGGAGAGAAGCGTAAAGTAGCTATTGCTTCTGTTTTGATAATTGAGCCGGAAATTATTATTTTAGATGAGCCGACTGCCGGCCTTGACCCGTTAACCTCCCGGCATATCATTGATTTGCTGATTGATGAGAATTCTAATGGTAAGACAATTATCACCTCGACCCATGATTTACATATTGTGGAAGAAATATCCGATATAGTTTATGTTTTTGATAGCCAAAAGAAAATTGCCGCTTTTGGGCATCCTGATGTGATTCTTCAGGATAACGCTTTGCTTCAGGCAAATAACTTAGTGCATATTCATAGCCACAGGCATAAGGATAAAATACATATTCATCCTCATTTACACCTGGAGCATCACGGAGAGGATCATTAG
- a CDS encoding ATP-binding protein, with the protein MKIANKISLLFLIPTIAFTFITSLAIYLIAKSNLQSAIYSQLGITAEENVRHIETYLELIKISIAQFSKSVVLENFLITLKDAPEGDKEAFGIAMKRLRRTKEVNPEVYEFLLLDSTGRIVASSNEHNIGIDKSADIMFTAGQKGLFIKDAYYSEELKERLITTSAPISDSQTGKLLGVLAARVKLSGLDKIALDTGNLSRTEEVYIVNKYGYMVTPSLFLKDTFLKQKVDVVDVKNLLLRQGQNTASLNRANVVLFSSYLGVKVLGTYRYIPEMQWYVFAEIDEKEAFAPLVKLRILFLLILFIVPFSAYLLEMYLAKLVTEPIHKLHKGTEIIGRGNLDYKVGTDVDDEIGQLSRAFDTMTVRLKTSTTSLKNLNLEIIERKRAQEGLRQAAVEWQRTFDSMEDMIFIQDRDYNIIKANKSFLDFFKLKPEDVVGVKCFELVHHLGHPWPNCPFAETRCDLKAHTEEVDDPGLGGVMLLITTSPIFEENGEFFGCVHIARNITRLKKYQQELEVKNKELEKLDKLKSEFVSIVSHELRTPLSITKEGISLILDGVVGDINPKQNKILITSKNNIDRLARIINSLLDISRIESGKMELKNKNVDLKNLIANVVALFALKVKEKGLELRVNLPQNKELSFYIDEDKLIQVFTNLIDNSFKFTEKGYICISLIEKEDELEFAVTDTGIGIAPENLPKVFNKFMQFGRTAGAGEKGTGLGLSIAKGLVELYGGRIWVESEVGRGSKFIFTLPKHFTDKISEGL; encoded by the coding sequence ATGAAAATAGCCAATAAAATATCCCTCCTTTTTTTAATTCCTACAATTGCCTTTACCTTTATTACTTCGTTAGCCATTTATTTAATTGCCAAAAGTAACCTTCAGAGCGCGATTTACTCGCAGTTGGGGATAACCGCGGAGGAAAACGTCCGGCATATCGAAACATATTTGGAGTTAATAAAAATTTCGATAGCGCAGTTTTCAAAAAGTGTAGTTTTAGAGAATTTTCTGATAACGCTAAAAGATGCGCCTGAAGGCGATAAAGAAGCATTTGGTATAGCGATGAAACGGTTAAGGCGGACCAAAGAGGTTAATCCGGAAGTATATGAATTTTTACTTTTAGACTCAACCGGACGCATAGTTGCATCTTCTAATGAACATAATATCGGGATAGATAAATCAGCAGATATTATGTTTACCGCTGGGCAAAAAGGTCTTTTTATTAAAGACGCCTATTATTCTGAAGAGTTAAAAGAGCGTTTAATTACTACCTCAGCGCCAATATCGGATAGCCAAACGGGAAAATTACTTGGGGTATTAGCTGCTCGCGTGAAATTATCAGGGCTGGATAAAATAGCCTTAGATACAGGTAATCTGAGTAGAACTGAGGAGGTCTATATTGTAAATAAATATGGTTATATGGTTACGCCATCTTTATTTTTAAAGGATACTTTCTTAAAACAAAAAGTTGATGTTGTGGATGTCAAGAATCTTCTGCTCCGTCAAGGGCAAAATACTGCTAGCCTTAACAGGGCAAATGTGGTTCTTTTTTCAAGCTACCTCGGCGTAAAAGTCCTAGGTACATATAGGTATATCCCTGAAATGCAGTGGTATGTCTTTGCGGAAATAGACGAAAAAGAGGCATTTGCGCCCTTAGTGAAATTGCGTATTCTTTTCTTGCTTATATTGTTTATTGTGCCGTTTTCTGCCTACTTATTAGAAATGTACCTTGCCAAACTCGTTACGGAACCGATCCATAAGCTGCATAAAGGAACGGAGATAATCGGAAGGGGCAACCTAGATTATAAAGTAGGTACAGATGTGGATGATGAGATTGGCCAGCTTTCCCGGGCATTTGATACGATGACGGTTAGGTTAAAAACCTCTACAACCTCTCTTAAAAATCTTAATCTAGAAATTATTGAACGTAAGAGAGCGCAGGAAGGGCTAAGGCAAGCTGCCGTAGAATGGCAGAGAACATTTGATTCTATGGAGGATATGATTTTCATTCAGGATAGAGATTATAATATTATTAAGGCTAATAAGAGTTTTTTAGATTTTTTTAAGCTTAAACCCGAAGATGTGGTGGGAGTAAAGTGTTTTGAATTGGTCCATCATTTAGGCCACCCTTGGCCAAATTGTCCTTTTGCAGAAACTCGCTGCGACCTAAAAGCCCACACAGAGGAGGTGGATGATCCTGGCTTAGGCGGCGTTATGCTATTGATAACTACTTCTCCGATCTTTGAAGAAAATGGCGAATTTTTTGGGTGTGTCCATATTGCTAGAAATATTACTCGATTAAAAAAATACCAACAAGAATTGGAGGTCAAAAATAAAGAGCTGGAAAAACTCGATAAGCTCAAATCGGAGTTTGTTTCTATCGTTTCCCATGAATTACGCACTCCCCTTTCGATAACCAAAGAAGGGATCAGTTTGATTTTAGATGGGGTAGTCGGCGATATTAATCCTAAGCAGAACAAGATTTTGATTACCTCTAAGAATAATATTGACCGTTTGGCTAGGATTATTAATAGCCTGTTGGATATCTCTAGGATTGAATCAGGCAAGATGGAACTAAAAAATAAGAATGTTGATCTTAAGAACTTGATTGCTAATGTTGTTGCTTTATTTGCATTGAAGGTGAAGGAGAAAGGATTGGAGCTAAGAGTTAATTTGCCACAAAATAAGGAATTGAGCTTTTATATTGATGAAGATAAACTTATTCAGGTTTTTACTAACCTAATTGATAATTCTTTTAAGTTTACCGAGAAAGGCTATATTTGTATTTCGTTGATTGAGAAAGAGGATGAGTTGGAATTTGCAGTTACTGATACTGGTATTGGTATTGCTCCGGAAAATCTTCCTAAAGTATTCAACAAATTTATGCAGTTTGGGCGCACTGCCGGAGCAGGGGAAAAGGGTACGGGCTTAGGACTTTCTATTGCTAAGGGTTTGGTTGAGTTGTACGGTGGTAGGATTTGGGTAGAAAGTGAAGTAGGCCGTGGCTCAAAATTTATTTTTACACTGCCTAAACATTTCACAGATAAAATATCGGAGGGGCTATGA
- a CDS encoding ABC transporter substrate-binding protein, which produces MKKEASFIIGIFLVLVVSGCVQQPKKLTKVNIAFQSWVGYGPFYLGQEKGFFKDEGIDLIFVDEQSDGGRRDAFKAGMLDCEAGTIDLLVSKKSQDTPIVAVLEIDRSFGGDAVVVNKEIKNLEDLIGKKIVFSRDNVGEAFIAYLFYKNGLSLKDITIVSCSPEDVASSFLNEDAVAVVTWEPWVSKALSKPGAYILISSKEAPGIIIDTLNVREQLVKNNPELVKALMRAWFRSVGYYKKHPEEANRIIAKYFNISPEAYSRSVNSLRWTEYKEQINFGKSGKWQEAFDIITKIKFENGRITKKPEANSSINTMLIQQIYENSQ; this is translated from the coding sequence ATGAAGAAAGAAGCTAGCTTTATTATTGGAATATTCCTGGTTTTGGTGGTTAGCGGCTGCGTTCAACAACCGAAAAAGCTAACAAAGGTTAATATTGCCTTCCAGTCTTGGGTAGGCTATGGCCCATTTTATCTGGGGCAGGAAAAAGGATTCTTTAAGGATGAAGGAATAGATTTAATCTTTGTGGATGAACAGTCGGATGGTGGCCGTAGGGATGCCTTTAAAGCCGGCATGCTTGATTGCGAGGCTGGGACAATTGATTTGTTGGTTTCTAAAAAATCCCAAGATACGCCAATCGTAGCGGTTCTGGAAATTGACCGTTCTTTTGGCGGCGATGCCGTAGTAGTAAATAAGGAGATTAAAAACCTGGAAGATCTAATTGGGAAAAAGATAGTTTTTTCTCGAGATAATGTCGGAGAGGCATTCATCGCGTATCTTTTTTATAAAAACGGATTATCTCTTAAGGATATTACCATTGTTTCCTGTAGCCCCGAGGATGTAGCCTCCTCTTTTTTAAACGAAGATGCGGTTGCGGTAGTTACTTGGGAGCCATGGGTTTCTAAAGCCTTGAGCAAGCCGGGTGCTTATATTTTGATTTCTAGCAAAGAAGCCCCGGGTATAATTATAGATACTCTTAATGTCAGGGAACAGTTAGTGAAAAATAATCCTGAACTGGTTAAGGCTTTGATGCGGGCGTGGTTTAGGTCTGTAGGCTATTACAAAAAACATCCTGAGGAAGCAAATCGAATTATCGCCAAGTATTTTAATATTAGTCCTGAAGCCTACAGTAGAAGCGTTAATAGTTTGAGATGGACTGAATATAAAGAACAGATTAATTTTGGAAAATCCGGGAAATGGCAGGAGGCATTTGATATAATTACCAAGATCAAATTTGAGAACGGCAGGATTACTAAAAAGCCAGAAGCAAATAGTTCCATAAACACTATGTTAATTCAACAAATCTATGAAAATAGCCAATAA
- the lipA gene encoding lipoyl synthase, with translation MRPAWLNKKISLQNCSVMKRALRDLRVETVCEQAMCPNMGECFARNEATFLILGRSCTRMCSFCNINKSAPIAPDLDEPNRVAQAVRELGLKHVVITSVTRDDLVDGGAGIFAQTVLCVKQKSPNVLIEILIPDFKLSLDALGVVVESGPHIIAHNIETVPSLYRLVRQGANYARSFSLLRTLKKISPTLKTKSGLMLGLGEKEEEVILVMEHLRSVDCDFLSIGQYLAPSKQHYPVKEYVRPAQFDYYKEKGNELGFLHIESAPYVRSSYMAARYLS, from the coding sequence ATGAGGCCTGCTTGGTTAAATAAAAAAATCAGCCTTCAAAATTGCTCCGTAATGAAGAGGGCTCTGCGTGATTTGCGGGTAGAGACGGTTTGTGAGCAGGCAATGTGCCCGAATATGGGGGAGTGTTTTGCGCGTAATGAAGCGACATTTTTGATTCTGGGCCGCAGTTGCACGCGTATGTGCAGTTTTTGTAATATTAATAAATCTGCGCCAATTGCGCCTGATTTAGATGAACCCAACCGCGTTGCGCAGGCAGTTAGAGAACTTGGTTTAAAACATGTTGTGATTACTAGTGTTACTCGGGATGATCTTGTTGATGGAGGCGCAGGTATTTTTGCTCAGACTGTTTTGTGTGTTAAGCAGAAGTCACCAAATGTGCTTATTGAAATTCTGATTCCTGATTTTAAGCTTTCTTTAGATGCTTTAGGGGTCGTTGTAGAATCCGGGCCGCATATTATTGCGCATAATATTGAAACAGTACCGTCACTTTATCGATTGGTGCGCCAGGGTGCAAATTATGCGCGATCGTTTAGCCTGCTGCGCACGCTTAAGAAAATATCTCCAACACTTAAGACTAAATCCGGCCTGATGCTGGGTTTAGGAGAAAAAGAAGAAGAGGTTATTTTGGTTATGGAGCATTTGCGTTCGGTTGATTGCGATTTTTTAAGTATTGGCCAGTATTTGGCGCCGAGTAAACAGCATTATCCGGTTAAGGAATATGTCAGGCCGGCGCAGTTTGATTACTACAAAGAAAAAGGTAATGAGCTTGGATTTTTACATATTGAAAGCGCCCCATATGTGCGTAGTTCATATATGGCAGCCCGATATTTATCTTAG
- a CDS encoding response regulator gives MDKKKILVVDDEPELVEMLTIRLEANDYQVIKSFDGQDALDKARKEKPDLIILDLMLPKLDGYSVCRQLKFDEKYKQIPIMLFTARTQETDMELGKEVGADAYIVKPFEASIFLAKVAELLNK, from the coding sequence ATGGATAAGAAAAAGATACTTGTTGTTGATGATGAGCCGGAACTGGTAGAGATGCTTACCATAAGGCTAGAGGCAAACGATTATCAAGTGATTAAATCTTTTGACGGACAGGATGCCCTGGATAAGGCGCGCAAAGAAAAACCGGATTTAATTATTCTTGATCTTATGCTTCCTAAGCTTGATGGGTATAGTGTCTGCCGTCAGTTAAAATTTGATGAAAAATATAAACAGATTCCGATTATGCTTTTTACCGCCCGCACCCAGGAAACCGATATGGAATTAGGTAAAGAAGTGGGGGCGGATGCCTATATTGTTAAACCATTTGAGGCAAGTATTTTTTTAGCCAAGGTAGCTGAGCTTTTGAATAAATAG
- a CDS encoding response regulator codes for MQKKILIVDDEHSLVDFVRLRLEANNYQVVSAADGEEALRVFAKEKPDLVLLDILMPKIDGFKVCQVLKKDPSSSSIPIIMLTAKDRTDDIKKAHESGADAYIIKPFDASTLLLDIKDQLTKVKKG; via the coding sequence ATGCAGAAAAAAATTCTGATTGTTGATGATGAACATAGCTTAGTGGATTTTGTACGACTGAGACTTGAAGCAAATAATTATCAGGTGGTTTCTGCTGCTGATGGAGAGGAGGCGCTTAGGGTTTTTGCTAAAGAAAAACCGGATTTGGTGTTGTTGGATATTCTAATGCCAAAGATAGATGGTTTTAAAGTGTGCCAAGTACTCAAAAAAGATCCATCTAGCTCTAGTATCCCCATAATTATGCTTACCGCTAAAGACCGCACGGATGACATAAAAAAAGCTCATGAATCAGGGGCGGATGCTTATATTATTAAGCCTTTTGATGCCTCCACTCTACTTCTTGATATTAAAGATCAGTTGACTAAGGTAAAGAAAGGTTAG
- a CDS encoding energy-coupling factor transporter transmembrane component T, translating into MKNNNFIQHSIIEALAFLKELIFAEELAMRGGFLQSLDPRFKAVTFLLIIIQLLFTRNIFILFFFYALCLLLVLISKINLGFFLKRTWIFIPLFSLFIAIPAFFINFSAALIFVTRVLICVSYAVLLSITTKHFELLKVLRIFKIPQIFVMILGMCYRYIYLFVEIIEHTYLAVRSRVGKVVNYKFGQNIVAWNVVSLWNRSVKLNEEVYGAMLSRGFRGEAVAWNDFKIKGRDWLWLVTVLIIIIVAARQW; encoded by the coding sequence ATGAAGAACAATAACTTTATTCAACATTCTATCATCGAAGCCTTGGCATTCTTAAAAGAGCTGATTTTTGCTGAAGAGCTTGCTATGCGAGGAGGATTTTTGCAGTCGCTGGATCCAAGGTTTAAGGCGGTTACTTTTTTACTAATTATTATCCAATTACTGTTTACTCGTAATATTTTTATTTTGTTCTTTTTTTATGCGCTGTGCCTGCTACTCGTATTAATCTCTAAGATAAATTTAGGATTTTTCTTAAAAAGAACATGGATCTTTATTCCGTTGTTTTCATTATTTATTGCAATTCCTGCCTTTTTTATTAATTTCTCTGCGGCTTTGATTTTCGTTACGCGTGTGCTTATTTGTGTGTCTTATGCTGTGCTTTTAAGTATCACTACGAAGCATTTTGAATTATTAAAAGTTTTGCGTATTTTTAAAATCCCGCAGATTTTTGTGATGATTTTAGGGATGTGTTATCGATATATATATCTGTTTGTCGAAATAATTGAGCACACATATTTGGCGGTTAGAAGCCGAGTGGGTAAGGTTGTAAATTATAAATTTGGCCAGAATATTGTTGCCTGGAATGTGGTGTCTCTTTGGAACCGCTCAGTTAAACTTAATGAGGAAGTGTATGGGGCGATGCTTTCCCGGGGGTTTCGGGGAGAGGCAGTAGCCTGGAATGATTTCAAGATTAAGGGAAGGGATTGGTTGTGGTTAGTTACGGTACTAATAATCATTATAGTTGCTGCAAGGCAATGGTAG